From Calothrix sp. PCC 6303, a single genomic window includes:
- a CDS encoding (2Fe-2S) ferredoxin domain-containing protein has protein sequence MSVRCVRVCQNRSCKKQGAKSVLEAFQALPVNDVTVTASGCLGQCGNGPMVLILPELVWYCGVQASEVALVVKNHLLENRVVTSMLYSKFHPTATETANPK, from the coding sequence ATGTCAGTACGCTGTGTTCGGGTGTGTCAAAATAGATCTTGTAAGAAACAAGGTGCAAAGTCTGTGTTAGAGGCTTTTCAAGCTTTACCTGTAAATGATGTTACGGTGACGGCAAGTGGTTGCTTGGGACAATGCGGTAATGGACCGATGGTATTAATTTTACCTGAGTTGGTTTGGTACTGTGGTGTCCAAGCCAGCGAGGTTGCTTTGGTGGTAAAAAATCACCTACTTGAAAATAGAGTAGTTACATCAATGCTGTATTCTAAATTTCATCCTACCGCCACGGAAACAGCAAATCCTAAGTAG
- a CDS encoding DUF5331 domain-containing protein — MNVQGLRQSLKFKWLQYYRQNRHWMEKMQIWATFEEERRPLSSFILATVTVMEPELIDMLPLLAELNSDPDAMVAALGLNFNPEAELSLVEVNSSHNQEGTIVKENLVEQPESGVQLRVAIASSYLRQVRFGDTLALRNNNGSQIVKVFPDEVNQAPIIQPRNLSNWIDDFCQGRDFNQEDVAFIPF, encoded by the coding sequence ATGAATGTTCAGGGCTTGCGTCAGTCTTTAAAGTTTAAGTGGCTGCAATACTATCGTCAAAACCGTCATTGGATGGAAAAAATGCAGATTTGGGCAACGTTTGAAGAAGAACGTCGTCCACTTTCCAGCTTTATTTTGGCAACTGTGACGGTGATGGAACCAGAGTTAATCGATATGTTGCCTTTGTTGGCAGAATTAAATAGTGATCCAGATGCGATGGTTGCTGCTTTGGGACTAAATTTCAATCCGGAAGCTGAATTAAGTTTGGTTGAGGTGAATAGTTCCCATAATCAAGAAGGGACAATTGTCAAGGAAAATTTAGTAGAACAACCAGAATCCGGGGTTCAATTGCGAGTTGCGATCGCTTCTTCCTATCTGAGGCAAGTTCGCTTCGGAGATACTTTAGCGCTTCGGAATAATAATGGTAGCCAAATTGTCAAAGTCTTTCCCGATGAAGTTAATCAAGCACCAATAATTCAACCACGTAATCTGTCTAACTGGATTGATGATTTTTGTCAAGGTCGAGATTTCAATCAGGAGGATGTAGCTTTTATCCCATTTTAG
- the rlmD gene encoding 23S rRNA (uracil(1939)-C(5))-methyltransferase RlmD produces MTNWHQGELIEVEISDLSDTGDGVGRTSERVVFVADAVPGDRILARLLYVKPNYAQAKLQEILQPSPHRVRPSCIVADKCGGCQWQHVDYEYQTIAKRNQVIQALERIGGFVAPDVKPMLLAGDALGYRNKATYPIGKSIAGKVVAGYYQKGSHQIVNLNQCPVQDERLNILLREVKQDIQKQRWQPYDEKTHTGLIRHLGLRIGRRTGEILLTLVVKDPRIPEIETIAQEWLDRYPPLVGVMLNRNSDRTNSIFGRETRCIAGKPFLREEFAGLQFQVRGETFFQVYTEIAEALLQQIQSELSLKGDEVLLDAYCGIGTLSLPLAKQVKQVIGLELQPEAVEQAKQNAQLNGISNAEFYAGSVEELLPKIDVLPDIVILDPPRKGCDRTVITTLLKAKPKQIVYVSCKVSTLARDLKLLCQDGTYTLTTIQPADFFPQTAHVEAAAFLVLSH; encoded by the coding sequence ATGACTAATTGGCACCAAGGTGAATTAATCGAAGTGGAAATTTCCGACTTAAGTGATACCGGGGATGGTGTAGGACGTACATCTGAACGGGTGGTTTTTGTGGCTGATGCTGTGCCAGGCGATCGCATTCTCGCACGACTGCTATATGTAAAGCCAAATTATGCTCAAGCTAAGTTACAAGAAATTCTCCAGCCATCACCACACCGGGTGCGACCAAGTTGTATTGTGGCTGATAAGTGTGGCGGGTGTCAGTGGCAACATGTGGATTATGAATATCAAACTATTGCCAAGCGGAATCAGGTTATTCAAGCTTTGGAACGGATTGGTGGTTTTGTGGCACCAGATGTGAAGCCAATGTTGCTAGCTGGGGATGCTTTGGGTTATCGCAATAAGGCTACTTATCCCATTGGAAAGTCTATTGCGGGGAAGGTGGTGGCTGGCTATTACCAGAAGGGTAGCCATCAAATTGTGAATTTAAATCAGTGTCCTGTGCAGGATGAGCGTTTAAATATTTTGTTGCGCGAAGTTAAACAAGATATTCAAAAACAACGGTGGCAGCCTTATGACGAGAAGACTCACACCGGGTTAATTCGTCATTTGGGCTTGCGAATTGGTCGCCGCACAGGTGAAATTTTATTAACTTTAGTAGTTAAAGATCCTAGAATACCAGAAATTGAGACAATTGCACAAGAGTGGTTAGACCGCTATCCCCCACTTGTGGGAGTGATGTTAAACCGGAATAGTGATCGCACTAATTCTATCTTTGGACGGGAAACTCGTTGCATCGCTGGCAAGCCTTTTTTACGGGAAGAGTTTGCCGGATTACAGTTCCAAGTGCGAGGAGAAACCTTTTTTCAGGTTTATACAGAAATAGCGGAGGCTTTATTGCAACAAATTCAGTCGGAATTGAGTCTTAAAGGGGATGAGGTTCTTCTCGATGCTTATTGTGGCATTGGAACTCTCAGTTTACCGCTGGCAAAACAAGTTAAACAGGTGATTGGCTTGGAATTACAACCGGAAGCAGTAGAACAGGCAAAACAAAATGCTCAATTAAATGGCATTAGCAACGCTGAGTTTTATGCTGGTTCAGTGGAAGAATTACTTCCCAAGATAGATGTGTTGCCCGACATTGTAATTTTAGACCCTCCGCGCAAAGGATGCGATCGCACCGTAATTACAACCCTACTAAAAGCCAAACCCAAACAAATTGTTTATGTTAGCTGCAAAGTTTCCACCCTAGCCCGTGACCTCAAACTACTTTGTCAAGATGGAACTTACACTTTAACCACCATTCAACCAGCAGATTTCTTTCCCCAAACTGCACATGTGGAAGCTGCTGCTTTCCTTGTGCTATCACATTAA
- a CDS encoding ATP-binding protein, whose protein sequence is MSTETINLELIALRQRVQELEQKLAAGVDTNQKIETDLENSASRLKKLMANIPGLVYEFCLNPDGRIYFTYISDRYAEILGIESQEITHNSPTLMNGIYPVDRKSFIESVAESGRTLKPWTWEGRIITPSQQIKWLRGFSHPEQQSNGIITWHGIFIDITETRQLEKQVKRINSIFNAQFEAGIDGILIIDEKRKIQTYNRRFCEMWQIPITVDNCLSDEEVLQQIFSQLIHPEEFLLTLDFLSEQRTAFLYNDVALKNNRVFERYSAPIVCEGGEYFGRIWYFRDISDRKRSETALKKSEIQLRHQKLELEATLKELQRTQSQLIQNEKMSSLGQLVAGVAHEINNPVNFIYGNLDHAEKYGQDLVKMLNLYQNYYPQPHAEIQAEAEIIDLNFLLTDLPKIYTSMKVGANRIREIVTSLRTFSRLDEAELKIINIHEGIDSTLMILEHRLKGKSGYPTIKIIKKYGILPLIECYAGQLNQVFMNILANAIDALETGIENKLTKQPTIEITSEVIDRHNILIRIIDNGTGITEEVKQRLFDPFYTTKPVGKGTGMGLSISYQIVTERHQGSLECKSIVGEGTEFIVKLPIKAS, encoded by the coding sequence ATGTCCACCGAAACTATCAACCTAGAACTTATCGCTTTACGTCAACGGGTTCAAGAATTAGAACAAAAACTTGCAGCAGGTGTTGACACAAATCAGAAGATCGAAACAGATCTCGAAAATAGCGCATCTAGGTTGAAAAAATTGATGGCAAATATACCTGGTTTAGTTTATGAATTTTGCTTAAATCCTGATGGTAGAATTTACTTTACTTATATATCTGACAGGTATGCTGAAATATTAGGAATTGAGTCTCAAGAAATTACTCACAATTCACCAACTTTGATGAATGGAATTTACCCAGTAGATCGTAAATCATTCATTGAATCTGTAGCTGAATCAGGTAGAACCTTGAAACCCTGGACTTGGGAAGGTCGGATTATCACACCCTCACAACAAATTAAATGGTTGCGCGGATTTTCTCATCCTGAACAGCAAAGTAATGGGATAATAACTTGGCATGGAATATTTATTGATATTACTGAAACTAGGCAACTAGAAAAACAAGTTAAACGAATTAATTCAATTTTTAACGCTCAATTTGAAGCGGGAATTGATGGAATTTTAATAATCGATGAAAAACGAAAAATTCAGACATACAATCGACGTTTTTGTGAGATGTGGCAAATTCCCATAACCGTAGATAATTGTTTGAGTGATGAGGAAGTACTCCAACAGATATTTTCCCAATTAATCCATCCAGAAGAATTTCTGCTTACCCTTGATTTTTTATCCGAACAAAGAACCGCATTTCTGTACAATGATGTGGCTTTAAAAAATAATCGAGTATTTGAGCGCTATTCAGCCCCGATTGTTTGTGAAGGTGGAGAGTATTTTGGTAGAATTTGGTACTTCCGCGATATTAGCGATCGCAAACGCTCTGAAACAGCATTAAAAAAGTCTGAAATTCAACTGCGTCACCAAAAGTTAGAATTAGAAGCAACCCTCAAAGAACTTCAGCGTACACAGTCGCAGCTAATTCAAAATGAAAAAATGTCATCATTAGGTCAACTAGTTGCAGGAGTTGCCCATGAAATTAATAATCCTGTAAATTTTATTTACGGTAATTTGGATCATGCCGAAAAATATGGTCAAGATTTAGTAAAAATGCTAAATCTATATCAAAACTACTACCCCCAACCTCATGCCGAAATTCAAGCCGAAGCTGAAATTATAGACTTGAATTTTCTGCTTACAGACTTACCAAAAATTTACACTTCAATGAAAGTCGGAGCAAATAGAATCCGCGAAATTGTCACTTCATTACGGACATTTTCTCGTCTAGATGAAGCTGAATTAAAAATTATCAACATCCACGAAGGCATTGATAGCACTTTAATGATTTTGGAACACCGTCTCAAAGGTAAGTCAGGCTATCCAACAATTAAAATAATTAAAAAGTATGGAATTTTACCTTTAATTGAATGTTATGCAGGACAATTAAATCAAGTATTTATGAATATTCTCGCTAATGCAATTGACGCATTAGAAACTGGAATCGAAAATAAGTTAACAAAACAACCAACTATTGAGATTACTTCTGAAGTAATTGACCGTCACAATATTCTGATTCGCATCATTGATAATGGTACGGGCATTACTGAAGAAGTGAAACAGCGATTATTTGACCCTTTTTACACAACAAAACCCGTAGGTAAAGGGACAGGTATGGGATTATCAATTAGTTATCAAATCGTTACTGAACGTCACCAAGGCAGTTTAGAGTGCAAATCTATAGTTGGAGAGGGTACAGAATTTATTGTGAAATTACCAATTAAAGCGTCTTGA
- a CDS encoding ATP-binding protein, which yields MITISLRPVGRNWGTISFASTLYLCPILDLLLTDIPLKLQGELRLGLQEALVNAAKHGNNLDPSKKVIVRFSLIDNQYWWIISDQGCGFNPTFIYETDNTEYLPPDEAENGRGMSILHQIFDQVEWNKKGTELRLCKQLQNRARLSLKK from the coding sequence GTGATTACTATCTCGCTTCGTCCAGTTGGACGCAACTGGGGCACAATTAGTTTTGCCTCAACTCTCTACCTCTGCCCAATCCTAGATTTATTGTTGACAGATATCCCTCTAAAATTACAGGGGGAACTGCGTTTAGGACTTCAAGAAGCCCTTGTAAATGCAGCCAAACATGGCAACAATTTAGATCCAAGTAAAAAAGTAATAGTTCGTTTTTCACTAATAGATAATCAGTACTGGTGGATAATATCAGATCAGGGCTGTGGATTTAATCCCACATTCATTTACGAAACTGATAACACTGAATATCTACCACCAGATGAAGCCGAAAATGGTCGGGGAATGTCAATTCTTCACCAAATTTTTGATCAAGTTGAGTGGAATAAAAAAGGTACAGAATTAAGGCTTTGTAAGCAATTACAAAATCGAGCAAGATTGTCTTTAAAAAAATAA
- a CDS encoding type II toxin-antitoxin system VapC family toxin, with product MGQLILPTSGSIYIDTSVAIYTIEGNPDYYSLLQPLWSKFYTGEIQIISSELILMEVLVVPLRNANNSLVADYEELLLFQIQLIPISQLILRQAANLRAKTNLKTPDAIHAATALSVSCNQFITNDKGFRNLPALPVVIFSEMLAS from the coding sequence ATGGGACAGCTAATACTTCCAACAAGTGGCTCTATTTATATAGATACTTCGGTGGCTATTTATACTATTGAAGGTAATCCTGATTATTATTCTCTTCTGCAACCACTGTGGTCTAAGTTTTACACCGGAGAAATTCAAATTATCAGCAGTGAACTAATATTAATGGAGGTTTTAGTTGTTCCATTACGTAATGCCAATAATTCTTTGGTAGCAGACTATGAAGAACTATTATTATTTCAAATCCAGTTAATTCCTATAAGTCAATTAATACTGCGGCAAGCTGCTAATCTTAGGGCTAAAACCAACCTCAAAACGCCCGATGCTATTCATGCTGCAACAGCTTTATCTGTTAGTTGTAACCAATTTATTACCAATGATAAGGGTTTTCGCAATCTTCCGGCTTTACCTGTTGTTATCTTTAGTGAAATGTTAGCATCTTGA
- a CDS encoding allophycocyanin subunit alpha-B — translation MTVVSQVILKSDDELRYPSSGELKSINDFLKTGEQRMRIVATLAENEKKIVQEATKQLWQKRPDFISPGGNAYGERQRALCVRDYGWYLRLITYGVLAGDKEPIESIGLIGVREMYNSLGVPVPGMVEAIGCLKAASLQLLSRDDAAKAAPFFDYVIQAMS, via the coding sequence ATGACTGTAGTAAGCCAAGTTATTCTCAAGTCCGACGACGAACTCCGCTACCCTAGTAGCGGCGAACTCAAAAGCATCAATGATTTTTTGAAAACAGGTGAACAACGGATGCGTATCGTTGCCACCCTTGCTGAAAATGAGAAAAAAATTGTTCAAGAAGCCACCAAACAACTGTGGCAAAAGCGTCCTGACTTTATTTCACCTGGTGGAAACGCCTATGGTGAACGTCAGCGTGCTTTGTGTGTGCGTGACTATGGATGGTACTTACGCCTAATTACCTACGGTGTACTTGCTGGTGATAAAGAACCAATTGAGTCCATCGGTTTAATCGGTGTACGAGAAATGTACAATTCCTTAGGAGTACCCGTACCAGGAATGGTAGAAGCTATCGGCTGCCTAAAAGCAGCCTCACTTCAACTCCTTAGCCGTGACGATGCTGCTAAAGCTGCACCCTTCTTTGATTATGTCATTCAAGCAATGTCATAA
- a CDS encoding bifunctional ADP-dependent NAD(P)H-hydrate dehydratase/NAD(P)H-hydrate epimerase has product MLTKRAIPQIVVTAQQMRDIEGRIFAAGMPVAALMEKVAGMIYSRILQLYPIATTKHVGILVGPGHNGGDAAVVARELHFRGYDVGIYCPFSKVKELTSQHLQYTQSLGIPSSTSVSSLEDAELIIDGLFGFGLERELVGDVAAAINQVNLWQKPVISIDLPSGLHTDTGEVLGTAIRATHTLCLGLWKLGLFQDSALEYVGKAELIDFDIPETDVNAVLADVPKIKLVTDITVSSTVPLPRPSVTHKYQQGHLLLICGSRRYAGGAILTGLGARGSGVGMLSIAVPESLQDLLVAQLPEALIIGCPETETGAIAQLKLPENISLTSFDAIACGPGLTRDAGSIVRQVLESTTALLLDADALNILASLGTNQELRKRQAYTVITPHAGEFQRLFPDIPTQDRITAVVAASKQSQATVLFKGARTAIANPLGNVWIVPESTPALARGGSGDVLTGLMGGLLAQNILRQKNLDETVATAAWWHAKAGIMAASDRTELGVDAHTLTQYLLKVLSSIGHL; this is encoded by the coding sequence ATTTTGACTAAAAGAGCAATTCCCCAGATTGTAGTAACAGCGCAGCAGATGCGCGATATTGAGGGACGGATTTTTGCGGCTGGGATGCCCGTTGCTGCATTGATGGAAAAGGTGGCAGGTATGATATATAGTCGCATTCTCCAACTGTACCCCATTGCTACGACCAAACATGTCGGGATACTGGTGGGACCAGGACATAATGGGGGAGATGCAGCTGTAGTTGCCCGTGAGTTACATTTCCGGGGTTATGATGTGGGGATCTATTGTCCTTTTTCCAAAGTTAAGGAATTGACTTCTCAACACCTTCAATATACTCAAAGCTTGGGGATTCCCTCATCTACCTCCGTGAGTTCCTTGGAGGATGCGGAATTAATTATTGATGGGTTGTTTGGTTTCGGTTTGGAAAGGGAATTAGTTGGTGATGTTGCTGCTGCAATTAATCAAGTAAATCTTTGGCAAAAACCAGTTATTAGCATTGATCTTCCTTCCGGGTTACATACCGATACTGGGGAAGTTTTGGGGACTGCAATCCGCGCTACTCACACTCTGTGTTTGGGTTTGTGGAAGTTGGGTTTATTTCAGGATTCGGCTTTGGAATATGTTGGTAAAGCTGAATTAATTGACTTTGATATTCCCGAAACAGATGTAAATGCTGTTTTGGCGGATGTTCCGAAAATTAAACTAGTAACTGATATTACAGTATCCTCAACCGTACCCTTACCTCGTCCATCTGTCACCCACAAGTATCAACAAGGACATTTACTTTTAATTTGTGGCTCCCGAAGATACGCAGGAGGGGCAATTCTCACAGGTTTGGGTGCGCGTGGTAGTGGTGTGGGGATGCTATCGATTGCAGTACCAGAATCCCTCCAAGATTTACTAGTTGCACAGTTGCCAGAAGCCCTAATTATCGGCTGTCCAGAGACGGAAACCGGGGCAATTGCCCAGTTAAAATTACCCGAAAATATTAGCTTAACTTCCTTTGATGCGATCGCTTGTGGTCCAGGATTAACTCGTGATGCGGGATCAATTGTTCGGCAGGTATTGGAAAGTACTACAGCATTACTCCTGGATGCCGATGCTTTGAATATTTTAGCAAGTTTGGGGACGAATCAAGAGTTACGAAAAAGACAAGCGTATACAGTAATTACACCCCATGCTGGCGAATTTCAACGCCTCTTCCCCGATATCCCCACCCAAGATAGAATCACAGCAGTTGTTGCAGCCTCAAAGCAAAGTCAAGCCACAGTTTTATTCAAAGGGGCAAGAACGGCAATTGCCAACCCCCTGGGCAATGTTTGGATAGTCCCAGAAAGTACCCCAGCTTTAGCCCGTGGTGGCAGTGGTGATGTGTTAACAGGATTGATGGGGGGTTTATTGGCACAAAATATTCTCCGCCAAAAGAACCTAGATGAAACCGTCGCCACGGCTGCATGGTGGCACGCAAAAGCTGGGATAATGGCAGCAAGCGATCGCACTGAGTTGGGAGTTGATGCCCACACGTTGACACAGTATTTGCTCAAGGTTTTATCGAGTATTGGACATCTTTAA
- a CDS encoding DUF952 domain-containing protein gives MNPIYHITERQAWENAKVTGSYSADSLKTEGFIHCSTLSQVAASANRFFKNQSDLVILHIDPNKVKPEIRNELANNGELFPHIYGELNTDAVFKVVDLEVDEEGLFKLPDEM, from the coding sequence ATGAACCCTATATATCACATTACTGAACGTCAAGCCTGGGAAAACGCCAAAGTTACAGGAAGTTACTCCGCAGACAGCTTAAAAACTGAAGGATTCATACATTGTTCAACTCTGTCACAAGTAGCAGCCTCTGCCAATAGATTTTTTAAAAACCAAAGTGATTTGGTTATTCTTCATATTGATCCTAACAAGGTTAAGCCAGAAATTAGGAATGAATTAGCAAACAATGGCGAATTATTTCCTCACATATACGGGGAACTAAATACCGATGCCGTGTTTAAAGTTGTAGATTTGGAAGTAGATGAAGAAGGATTATTTAAATTACCGGATGAGATGTGA
- a CDS encoding thioredoxin-like domain-containing protein: MTPRVRAPEFPKNYPWLNTDKPLSLQQLRGRVVILDFWTYCCINCLHVLPDLKYLEEKYANSLTVIGVHSAKFDNEKEIENIRQAILRYDIEHPVLVDSGLRVWQSYAVRAYPTMMVISPDGYVVDYFSGEGKREILDELINQLIQQYEQQGSINFQRIKLTLEKQSQPLLTPLAFPGKVLATSVGLFIADTAHHRIIWTKFDGEVLQIIGVGKAGFVDGDFEAATFSTPQGMTFDEGNQILYIADTGNHALRQVDLGNQLVRTIAGTGIQSRNIRPHCGKALETPLNSPWDLVKIKGNLWIAIAGSHQLWKMDLETHLIGTYTGTGAEACFDGELSESVFAQPSGITSDGENLYIADSEVSTIRSVGIGESAQVKSICGGEDLYLFGDKDGIGTEVRLQHCLGIEYIDNSLWIADTYNHKIKLVDSQSRNCQTILGDTQSGFIDAKGTDARFFEPSGLSYWDSYLYIADTNNHAIRKVNLSTLEVTTMELPGLCPPGICIPPPLIQNHRS, from the coding sequence ATGACCCCTCGTGTTCGCGCACCTGAATTTCCCAAAAATTACCCCTGGCTGAATACTGATAAACCTTTGTCACTTCAGCAACTCAGGGGTAGGGTTGTAATTTTAGATTTTTGGACTTACTGCTGTATTAATTGCCTACATGTGCTGCCAGATTTAAAGTATTTAGAGGAAAAATATGCAAATAGTTTGACTGTAATTGGTGTTCATAGTGCGAAATTTGACAATGAGAAAGAAATTGAGAATATCCGCCAAGCGATTCTCCGTTATGATATCGAACATCCAGTTTTAGTAGATAGTGGATTGCGAGTTTGGCAAAGTTATGCAGTTCGTGCTTACCCGACGATGATGGTGATTTCCCCCGATGGTTATGTGGTGGATTATTTTTCGGGTGAGGGGAAGAGGGAAATCTTGGATGAGTTAATTAATCAGTTGATTCAACAATATGAACAACAGGGAAGCATTAATTTTCAAAGGATTAAGTTAACTTTAGAAAAACAATCTCAACCATTACTTACACCCTTAGCATTTCCGGGTAAAGTTTTAGCAACTAGTGTGGGTTTATTTATTGCAGATACTGCACATCACCGGATTATTTGGACTAAATTCGACGGGGAAGTTCTGCAAATAATCGGTGTTGGTAAAGCTGGTTTTGTTGATGGTGATTTTGAAGCAGCTACATTTTCGACACCTCAAGGAATGACTTTTGATGAGGGAAACCAAATTCTTTATATTGCAGATACCGGAAATCATGCTTTACGGCAGGTAGATTTAGGAAATCAACTAGTTAGAACCATCGCAGGAACTGGTATACAAAGCCGGAATATTCGTCCCCATTGTGGTAAAGCTTTAGAAACACCATTAAATTCACCTTGGGATTTAGTGAAAATAAAGGGGAATTTGTGGATTGCGATCGCAGGTTCGCACCAACTATGGAAAATGGATTTAGAAACCCATCTCATCGGTACTTATACTGGTACTGGTGCGGAAGCTTGTTTTGATGGTGAACTCAGCGAGTCAGTTTTTGCCCAACCTAGTGGAATCACCAGTGACGGGGAAAACTTGTATATTGCCGATAGCGAAGTTAGTACCATTCGCAGCGTCGGAATCGGAGAATCTGCACAAGTCAAAAGTATCTGCGGTGGTGAAGACTTATATTTGTTTGGAGATAAAGATGGAATAGGTACAGAAGTACGTTTGCAACATTGTTTAGGAATTGAGTATATAGATAACTCACTTTGGATTGCCGATACCTATAATCACAAAATTAAGTTAGTTGATTCTCAAAGCCGTAATTGTCAGACAATATTGGGAGATACTCAATCAGGATTTATCGACGCTAAAGGAACAGATGCACGTTTTTTTGAACCCTCTGGTTTAAGTTATTGGGATTCCTATCTATATATTGCTGACACCAACAATCATGCAATTCGTAAAGTCAATTTAAGCACTTTAGAAGTGACAACCATGGAACTTCCAGGTTTATGTCCTCCCGGAATTTGCATTCCCCCCCCTCTAATTCAAAATCATCGCAGCTAA